A region from the Arachis ipaensis cultivar K30076 chromosome B01, Araip1.1, whole genome shotgun sequence genome encodes:
- the LOC107637716 gene encoding mediator of RNA polymerase II transcription subunit 33A — MEVCGGMRPWGEVVVEVTKAAQKKETDAVLWAVEVYSNLKAAGESLPSLELAEVLVSYICWDNNVPILWKFLEKALLLNFVPPIFLLSLLSLRVIPCRRSQPAAYRLYLELLRRHAFQLKSHINTPNYPKIMKSIDDVLHLSQIFGTSQSEPGVLVVELVFSIVWQLLDASLDDEGLLELTPEKKSRWGALYQEMEWHENYSTKKTEFHEQLQNANTLAAVEIIGKFMQDKVSSRILCLARRNLPAHWFSFVQRLQLLAANSSALRNSGTLSPEAFLQLTSDKYMVLTRECKTSSQQKFHAVMGFEYLSSSASLCHGASHSAIWIPLDLVLEDAMDGYQVSTTSGIEIISGLVRTLRAINGTSWHDTFLGLWLAALRLVQREREPIEGPMPRLDTRLCMLLGIIPIVIADLIEEEERTPVDETETGPTDQWKEERVPGKCRNDLVSSLQVLSNYHSLLTPPQSVVAYANQAAAKAMLFVSGITPGSAYFDCLGMKEMPIDCSGNMHHLIVEACIARGLLDTSAYLWPGYVNGRINQLPQCMQAQVPGWASFMKGAPLTSVMANALVSSPASSLAELEKIFKVATGGSEDEKIFAASILCGASLIRGWNIQEHTVQFIIRLLSPSKPAENTEGYNHLINYARLINVVIVGIAPVDCVQIFSLHGLVPTLACSLMPICEVFGSCVPNVSWKLTSGEEISAHAVFSNAFILLLRLWRFDRPPLEHGIGDVPTVGSQLTPEYLLLVRNSHLMSTSSVHNDRNRMRLSTIASLSSPDSVFVDSFPKLKAWYRQHQACIASTLSGLVHGTPFHQIVEGLLNMMTKKINRGNQNSITISGSSSSSGPGNDDASLRPKLPAWDILEAIPFVVDAALTACAHGRLSPRELAIGLKDLADFLPASLASIVSYFSAEVTRGVWKPVFMNGTDWPSPAANLLIVEEEIKKIVAATGVHVPSLAPGGSSPATLPLPLAAFVSLTITYKLDRAAERFLNLAGPALESLAASCPWPCMPIVGSLWTQKAKRWTDFLIFSASRTVFLHNTDAVVQLLKSCFTATLGMNSYPLSSNGGVGALLGHGFKSHLCGGICPVAPGILYLRVYRSVRDVVFLTEEILSILMHSVREIVSSGLPREKLEKLKATKGGTKYGQVSLAASMTQVKLAASLAASLVWLSGGLMLVQLLMKETLPSWFISVHRSQMEEKSDGMVAMLGGYALAYFAVLCGAFAWGVDSSSSASKRRPHILGIHMEFLASALDGKISLGCDSATWRAYVSGFVSLMIGCTPIWVLEVDVDVLKRLSNGLRQLYEEELALALLGCGGIGTMSIAAELIIDSEI; from the exons ATGGAGGTTTGCGGAGGAATGAGGCCGTGGGGAGAGGTGGTGGTGGAGGTGACGAAGGCGGCGCAGAAAAAGGAGACCGATGCGGTGCTGTGGGCGGTTGAGGTGTATTCAAATCTGAAGGCGGCTGGAGAGTCCCTCCCCTCCTTGGAGCTGGCGGAGGTGCTAGTCTCCTACATATGCTGGGACAACAATGTTCCAATTCTCTGGAAGTTTCTAGAAAAAGCCCTTCTTCTCAACTTCGTTCCACCGATtttccttctctctcttctatctcTCAG GGTTATTCCATGTAGACGCTCTCAACCTGCCGCCTATAGACTCTACTTGGAACTTCTCAGAAGACATGCTTTTCAACTTAAATCTCACATTAACACACCGAATTATCCAAA GATCATGAAATCTATTGATGATGTTCTTCATCTTTCGCAAATATTTGGAACTTCACAAAGTGAGCCTGGAGTTCTCGTGGTTGAATTAGTTTTCTCGATTGTTTGGCAGCTGCTTGATGCATCGTTGGATGACGAGGGATTGCTGGAACTCACTCCTGAAAAGAAGTCCAGATGGGGAGCACTGTACCAAGAAATGGAATGGCATGAAAATTATAGCACTAAGAAGACTGAGTTTCATGAACAGTTGCAAAATGCAAATACTCTTGCGGCTGTTGAGATTATTGGGAAATTTATGCAGGACAAAGTATCTTCAAGGATTCTTTGCTTGGCTCGTCGTAACTT GCCTGCACACTGGTTTAGCTTTGTTCAGCGTCTGCAGCTCCTGGCAGCAAATTCATCAGCATTGAGGAATTCAGGAACTTTGAGTCCTGAAGCATTTTTGCAATTGACTTCAGATAAGTATATGGTGTTGACTAGAGAATGCAAAACAAGTTCACAGCAAAAGTTCCATGCAGTCATGGGTTTTGAATATCTTTCTTCCTCTGCTTCACTCTGCCATGGTGCTAGTCATTCTGCTATTTGGATTCCTCTTGATCTGGTACTGGAAGATGCCATGGATGGCTATCAAGTTAGCACAACAAGTGGTATCGAAATAATTAGTG GTTTGGTAAGGACACTACGAGCAATAAATGGCACGTCTTGGCATGACACATTTTTAGGTCTTTGGTTAGCAGCTCTTCGTCTTGTGCAGAGG GAAAGGGAGCCTATTGAGGGTCCTATGCCTCGTCTTGATACTCGCTTATGCATGCTCTTGGGTATTATACCTATTGTTATTGCTGATCTTATTGAGGAGGAGGAAAGGACACCAGTTGATGAAACAGAGACTGGACCTACCGATCAATGGAAAGAGGAAAGGGTACCTGGAAAGTGTCGCAATGATTTAGTATCAAGTCTACAGGTTTTAAGCAATTATCATAGCTTGCTCACTCCACCTCAATCTGTTGTTGCTTATGCTAACCAAGCTGCTGCAAAAGCAATGCTATTTGTTTCTGGAATCACACCAGGAAGTGCATATTTTGATTGCCTTGGGATGAAGGAGATGCCTATTGACTGTT CTGGAAACATGCATCATCTGATAGTTGAGGCATGCATTGCTCGCGGCCTACTCGACACATCTGCATATTTATGGCCAGGTTATGTGAATGGACGAATCAATCAATTGCCTCAGTGCATGCAAGCTCAAGTACCTGGGTGGGCATCATTTATGAAGGGAGCACCTCTTACCTCAGTGATGGCAAATGCTCTGGTTTCAAGTCCTGCTTCAAG CTTAGCAGAATTGGAGAAAATATTCAAAGTTGCAACCGGAGGATCAGAAGATGAAAAGATATTTGCTGCTTCCATTCTTTGCGGGGCATCACTAATTCGGGGATGGAATATACAG GAACACACTGTTCAGTTTATCATCAGGTTATTATCTCCATCAAAGCCAGCTGAGAACACTGAAGGATATAATCATTTGATTAATTATGCTCGGCTGATAAACGTAGTAATAGTTGGAATTGCACCTGTTGATTGTGTTCAAATATTTTCACTACATGGCTTG GTTCCAACGCTTGCATGTTCCTTGATGCCAATCTGTGAAGTTTTTGGGTCTTGTGTCCCTAATGTCTCATGGAAACTAACATCAGGGGAAGAAATATCTGCTCATGCTGTGTTTTCCAATGCATTCATTCTTCTTTTGAGACTGTGGAGGTTTGATCGTCCTCCTCTTGAACATGGAATTGGAGATGTACCAACTGTTGGTTCTCAATTAACTCCTGAATACCTATTATTGGTACGAAACTCCCACTTAATGTCGACCAGTAGTGTCCACAACGATAGAAATCGAATGAGACTGTCAACAATTGCAAGTTTATCATCACCAGATTCTGTATTTGTTGACTCTTTTCCTAAATTGAAAGCCTGGTATCGGCAGCATCAAGCGTGTATAGCTTCAACACTCTCGGGTCTTGTCCATGGAACCCCTTTTCATCAGATTGTTGAAGGGCTACTTAACATGATGACCAAAAAGATTAATAGAGGAAACCAGAATTCAATTACAATATCCGGAAGCAGTAGCTCTTCTGGACCTGGGAATGATGATGCCTCTTTAAGGCCAAAATTGCCTGCTTGGGATATTCTGGAAGCAATTCCCTTTGTAGTTGATGCCGCTCTCACTGCGTGTGCACATGGAAGACTATCTCCACGTGAGTTAGCAATAG GGCTTAAAGATTTAGCTGATTTTCTTCCTGCATCTCTGGCCTCCATAGTAAGTTACTTCTCTGCAGAAGTAACTCGTGGCGTTTGGAAACCAGTATTTATGAATGGAACAGATTGGCCAAGTCCTGCTGCAAATCTACTGATTGTTGAGGAAGAGATCAAGAAAATTGTAGCTGCAACTGGTGTTCATGTGCCAAGTCTAGCTCCAG GAGGAAGCTCTCCTGCCACGCTTCCACTGCCCTTGGCTGCCTTTGTGAGCCTTACTATTACCTACAAACTAGACAGAGCTGCGGAGCGTTTTCTTAATTTAGCTGGCCCAGCACTCGAGTCCCTTGCTGCAAGTTGTCCATGGCCTTGCATGCCAATTGTGGGTTCCTTGTGGACACAAAAGGCAAAACGTTGGACTGACTTCCTTATCTTCTCGGCATCAAGAACTGTTTTCCTCCACAACACTGACGCAGTTGTCCAACTCCTTAAAAGCTGCTTCACAGCTACCCTTGGTATGAACAGCTATCCTTTATCATCCAATGGTGGTGTTGGAGCTCTCCTTGGCCATGGATTTAAATCCCATTTATGTGGAGGGATTTGCCCTGTAGCTCCCGGGATTCTCTATCTACGTGTCTATCGATCAGTTAGAGATGTCGTGTTCCTGACTGAAGAGATTCTCTCAATCTTGATGCACTCGGTGAGGGAAATTGTATCCAGTGGCCTTCCAAGGGAAAAATTGGAAAAGTTGAAAGCAACCAAAGGTGGCACAAAATATGGACAGGTTTCACTTGCTGCATCGATGACCCAGGTGAAGCTTGCAGCTTCCCTAGCAGCTTCTCTAGTGTGGTTATCAGGAGGGTTAATGCTGGTTCAACTACTAATGAAAGAAACTCTTCCTTCATGGTTTATATCTGTTCACCGATCTCAGATGGAAGAGAAATCAGATGGAATGGTTGCAATGCTTGGTGGGTATGCACTTGCTTACTTTGCAGTACTTTGCGGGGCTTTTGCCTGGGGGGTTGATTCATCTTCATCTGCTTCAAAGCGACGTCCACACATATTAGGCATCCACATGGAGTTTCTGGCAAGTGCACTTGATGGTAAGATATCGCTCGGGTGTGATTCGGCTACTTGGCGAGCCTATGTGTCTGGGTTTGTGAGCCTGATGATCGGTTGCACGCCAATTTGGGTGCTAGAAGTGGATGTAGATGTGTTAAAGAGACTAAGCAATGGGCTGAGGCAACTGTATGAGGAAGAACTTGCTCTAGCCTTATTGGGTTGTGGTGGGATTGGGACAATGAGCATTGCAGCAGAGCTTATCATTGACAGTGAAATCTGA
- the LOC107637729 gene encoding ribonucleoside-diphosphate reductase small chain A — MGSLDNVADKPTKQEQEQEQEQEPILKEQTQRFCMFPIRYKQLWEMYKKAEASFWTAEEVDLSYDVQHWETLSDSEKHFITHVLAFFAASDGIVLENLAARFLNDVQIPEARAFYGFQIAMENIHSEMYSLLLETYIKDSKEKHRLFNAIENLPCVARKAAWAVNWIHSSHSFAERLVAFACVEGIFFSGSFCAIFWLKKRGLMPGLTFSNELISRDEGLHCDFACLLYSLLRKQLDSEKVHKLVDDAVEIETEFVCDALPCALIGMNSELMSQYIKFVADRLLVALGYEKKYNVDNPFDWMEFISLQGKTNFFERRVGDYQKASVMSSLQDSGKNFVFKLDEDF; from the exons ATGGGGTCTTTGGATAACGTAGCCGACAAACCAACAAAAcaggaacaagaacaagaacaggAACAGGAACCCATACTGAAGGAACAAACGCAGCGGTTTTGTATGTTCCCCATTCGGTACAAGCAACTCTGGGAGATGTATAAGAAGGCCGAAGCCAGTTTCTGGACCG CCGAAGAGGTTGATCTGTCCTATGACGTGCAACATTGGGAAACTTTGTCGGATTCTGAGAAGCACTTCATAACTCATGTCCTAGCTTTTTTCGCTGCATCTGATGGAATTGTATTGGAGAATTTGGCCGCAAGGTTTCTGAATGATGTTCAGATTCCAGAG GCTCGGGCATTCTATGGGTTtcaaatagcaatggaaaatattCATTCTG AGATGTACAGCTTGCTGTTGGAGACATATATTAAAGATTCAAAAGAGAAGCATAGACTATTCAATGCAATTGAAAATCTTCCTTGTGTTGCAAGGAAAGCAGCATGGGCAGTAAATTGGATTCATAg TTCTCATTCATTTGCAGAGAGACTTGTTGCTTTTGCATGTGTTGAAGGGATATTTTTCTCTGGAAG CTTCTGTGCTATATTCTGGCTTAAAAAGAGAGGATTAATGCCAGGTTTGACATTTTCAAATGAGCTAATATCTAGAGATGAGGGGCTTCATTGTGACTTTGCTTGCCTTCTGTACAG TTTGTTACGGAAGCAGCTAGATTCTGAAAAGGTTCATAAGCTTGTAGATGATGCTGTTGAAATCGAAACCGAGTTTGTGTGCGATGCCCTGCCTTGTGCATTGATTGGAATGAACTCAGAGCTCATGAGTCAGTACATAAAATTTGTTGCAGACAGGCTATTG GTTGCCTTGGGGTACGAGAAAAAGTACAATGTGGACAATCCCTTTGATTGGATGGAGTTTATTTCCCTGCA AGGAAAGACTAACTTCTTTGAGAGAAGAGTGGGTGATTATCAGAAGGCATCTGTAATGTCAagcctccaagatagtgggaaGAACTTTGTTTTCAAGCTTGACGAGGACTTCTAA
- the LOC107637742 gene encoding endo-1,3;1,4-beta-D-glucanase, which translates to MAGAECCSNPPTLNPNAGIGHVEKFAGLDSYLTGSSHSNLAVLLISDVFGYEAPNLRKLADKIAASGYYVVVPDFFYGEPYDPRNTNTPIEEWLKDHGTDKGFEDAKPVVEALKSKGISAIGAVGFCWGAKVVVELAKPKLIQVAVLLHPSFVTVEDISAVDIPIGILGAEIDQISPPELIKKFEEVLKAKPWVDSYVKVVPNVAHGWTVRYDPQDSKAVKDAEEAHQFVLDWFAKHLK; encoded by the exons atggcaGGTGCAGAGTGCTGCTCAAACCCTCCTACCCTGAACCCAAATGCAGGAATAGGCCATGTTGAAAAGTTTGCTGGTCTTGATTCCTATCTCACCGGCTCTTCTCACTCCAACCTCGCAGTTCTTCTCATCTCCGATGTTTTTG GGTATGAAGCACCAAATCTAAG GAAGCTTGCAGACAAGATTGCGGCTTCTGGTTACTATGTGGTTGTTCCGGACTTCTTTTATGGTGAACCCTATGATCCTCGGAATACTAACACACCTATAGAAGAGTGGCTAAAAGATCATGGAACG GATAAAGGTTTTGAAGATGCAAAACCCGTTGTTGAAGCCTTAAAAAGTAAAGGTATCTCTGCTATTGGTGCAGTTGGTTTTTGTTGGGGTG cTAAGGTTGTGGTTGAACTTGCAAAACCTAAACTTATCCAAGTTGCTGTGCTGTTACATCCATCATTTGTCACTGTTGAAGATATCAGTG CTGTTGATATTCCAATTGGCATTCTTGGAGCTGAAATAGATCAAATTTCCCCTCCAGAACTTATAAAGAAGTTTGAAGAAGTCCTGAAGGCTAAACCTTGG GTTGACAGTTATGTTAAGGTAGTTCCAAATGTGGCACATGGTTGGACTGTGAGGTATGACCCTCAAGATTCAAAAGCAGTGAAGGATGCTGAGGAGGCTCATCAGTTCGTTTTGGACTGGTTTGCTAAACATCTCAAGTGA
- the LOC107637751 gene encoding endo-1,3;1,4-beta-D-glucanase: MSGPECCSNPPTLNPNAGIGHVEKFAGLDSYLTGSSHSNLAVLLISDVFGYEAPNLRKLADKIATSGYYVVVPDFFYGEPFDRQNTNRPIGEWLKDHGQDKGFEDAKPVVEALKSKGISAIGAVGFCWGAKVVVELAKPKLIQVAVLLHPTFVTVEDISAVDIPIGILGAEIDQVSPPELIKKFEEVLKAKSWVDSYVKVVPNVAHGWTVRYDPQDSKAVKDAEEAHQFVLDWFAKHLK; encoded by the exons ATGTCAGGCCCAGAGTGCTGCTCAAACCCTCCTACCCTGAACCCAAATGCAGGAATAGGCCATGTTGAAAAGTTTGCTGGTCTTGATTCCTATCTCACCGGCTCTTCTCACTCCAACCTCGCCGTTCTTCTCATCTCCGATGTTTTTG GGTATGAAGCACCAAATCTAAG GAAGCTTGCAGACAAGATTGCGACTTCTGGTTACTATGTGGTTGTTCCAGACTTCTTTTATGGTGAACCCTTTGATCGTCAGAATACTAACAGACCTATAGGAGAGTGGCTAAAAGATCATGGACAG gATAAAGGTTTTGAAGATGCAAAACCCGTTGTTGAAGCCTTAAAAAGTAAAGGTATCTCTGCTATTGGTGCAGTTGGTTTTTGTTGGGGTG cTAAGGTTGTGGTTGAACTTGCAAAACCTAAACTTATCCAAGTTGCTGTGCTGTTACATCCAACATTTGTCACTGTTGAAGATATCAGTG CTGTTGATATTCCAATTGGCATTCTTGGAGCTGAAATAGATCAAGTTTCCCCTCCAGAACTTATAAAGAAGTTTGAAGAAGTCCTGAAGGCTAAATCTTGG GTTGACAGTTATGTTAAGGTAGTTCCAAATGTGGCACATGGTTGGACTGTGAGGTATGACCCTCAAGATTCAAAAGCAGTGAAGGATGCTGAGGAGGCTCATCAGTTCGTTTTGGACTGGTTTGCTAAACATCTCAAGTGA
- the LOC107637764 gene encoding endo-1,3;1,4-beta-D-glucanase — MSGPECCSNPPTLNPTGGAGHVDNLAGLRTYFNGSPHSNRALLLVSDIYGFEAPNLRKLADKVAAAGYYVVVPDFFHGDAYNPDNSARPLPVWLKDHGADKGFEASKPLIEALKAKGVSAIGAVGFCWGAKVVVELAKNRLIQGAVLLHPSFVTLDDIKGVDIPIAVLGAEIDKMSPPELLKQFEEVLAAKPGVASYVKVFPKVSHGWSVRYNTEDAVTVKAAEEAHQDLLVWFDKHLK; from the exons ATGTCAGGCCCAGAATGCTGCTCAAACCCACCAACCCTTAATCCCACCGGAGGCGCCGGCCACGTTGACAACCTCGCCGGTCTCCGCACCTATTTCAATGGCTCCCCTCACTCCAACCGCGCCCTTCTCCTTGTCTCCGATATTTATG GATTTGAAGCCCCAAATTTAAG GAAACTTGCTGACAAGGTTGCAGCTGCTGGCTATTATGTGGTCGTTCCTGATTTCTTCCATGGTGATGCCTATAATCCTGACAATTCTGCCAGGCCTTTACCTGTTTGGTTGAAAGATCATGGAGCG GACAAAGGATTTGAAGCTTCGAAACCCTTGATTGAAGCATTAAAAGCTAAAGGTGTGTCTGCTATTGGGGCTGTTGGATTTTGTTGGGGTG cTAAGGTTGTGGTTGAACTCGCAAAAAACAGACTTATCCAGGGTGCTGTGCTGTTACATCCTTCATTTGTCACTCTAGATGACATCAAGG GTGTTGATATACCAATTGCTGTACTTGGAGCTGAGATTGACAAAATGTCTCCTCCAGAGCTTCTAAAACAATTTGAAGAAGTGCTTGCTGCTAAACCTGGG GTTGCGAGTTATGTGAAAGTGTTTCCCAAAGTATCACATGGTTGGAGTGTGAGGTACAACACCGAAGATGCAGTGACCGTGAAGGCTGCAGAGGAAGCCCATCAGGATTTGCTTGTCTGGTTTGATAAACATCtcaagtga